The window agttgtccgtgcagcacatgagttgtccatacGGATCgttatattatactataacacgtgagttatccgtgcagcacgtgagttgtccgtgcagattgtAGCGCTtggggttgtaggagcccctccggagtctgtacaccccagtgagcgtgggtacccattgagtgtgagtgttgagggctgagagccgagtggttgagctgttgtgacgagtcgagtgactgttgccctgagaggctgtacttgctttttatttattgttgcacttagttgctatctgtcattgatgtgaaattctctgaaagattttatatccggattatatgaacttgaaatgtataaaatttatttgacttaaactgctggattcgAAAATCATGTCTATtcttgctggaattattgaaagtgaactataactgtgtagctcgtcaatatcttcagttctttatttattattgttacttactgagttggttgtactcatactacaccctgcatttcgtgtgcatatccaggtgttcCCAgacgggtgttgattctttcgcgcaCTTGATTTTttcggagattctgaggtagctgtcgtgtttcgcagaccttgcctctccttccctatccccttgtttactgtatttggtctcagactgttatggaccgtatttttcaaacttgtattcatattagatattcatgtactcagtgacaccaggttttgggagtgtttgtatctgAAATTGTGAGGCCTTTTATTAAACtcaaattattatgtttttcaaactttaagaaaatgtagttttattgaggttgtcggcttgcctagtatcgagataggcaccatcacgacatgtgagattttggatcatgacaagtaTCTAAAAGCTTTATAATAAAATCTTTCGTCACATAAATAGCTTTAAAATATCAATGTTTGATGAAAGATATTGTTATATAACCCATAACTAACTGTGCCATTATTTGATTCTTGTTCTTGAGAAAGAAGTAAGGCTCTGCATATATTTGTGAAAGATGACTTCACACATACTTGCTTACAACTTTGTGAGTCTATATCTTACTGCCTttgatttattatattattgaACTTATATTTTATGCAATATACTTCTTAAATGTTGGAATTATATGTTTTTAGTACATCAGAATATATCATTTTCGGAAAGTATAGGGACAAAACGACACTAAAGTTCATCATTGTAAAGATTTTGTGCATGACATATTAAAAGAGAAAAAGCGAGGTTTGAATACTCTTGAATACTCCACAAAAGAGCAATCAACCTTGAGAGACAATTATATCAAGACGTAATTGATATTGTTAAAACTGGAAAGTATGGTGAAGATAAAGTTGATCAAAGAATGATTCTTCTGATAACGTCTATCAGATCAATCGaatttcaaaatatagagatATACCAAAATTTAATTGATAGCATAATGGCTAAAAGAACAGAGATAGAATTGGTCGGACTATGTCTTTtgattttattcataaaattaatTAACGTTGCATGAGAATCCTAGCTTTTGGTATATTTAAACTTGTACTTTGTAATATGTATCCATTacctatttttttaataaatgaactggatacacgtgcaacgcacgtggagagagactatatatatatatatatatatatatatatatatatatatatatatatatatattgtgaattgtttgattATATGGAGCATGGAGCTACCGCAATAATAATGTTACTCGCTCATGTTCATATTGTCCGTCTTTTAAGATTTTTTTACACCCTTTAAGAAGTCATATAATACCCTTTCACCTTTAAATTGGAGTATCATTCTTAGTTATTTTCCAAATAATATCTCATCAAAATAAGTAGGGACAGTGGCGGAATCACATACGACGGAGGGAATTCAATTGGATCCCCTTCGTGGAAACTTATATTTCGTAAATATAATGTAAAAGTAAATAAtacgtatataaaatctcaaatgcCCTTATCACTAGAGAAACATATGCTCAAATCAAcatgtatgatatttttagatttatttGAATCTCCTGGTCACAATTTTTAGTTTTGCCACTGACCGGATTGAGTGATGAGTAGTGCCGGCTAGAGGTAAAAATTGTACGGGGCACCCTATTTAATCGCTCTCATTTAATCTATATTCacttttaaaaaaagttttaacttgtactcactttttaaacaactccaGGCCTCTTTttcctcctccttcgttttcttcttcttcttcttcttttcttcttcttcttcttcttcttcttcgagtgacaatgattttatatgatggttgtgaacatattttaatatagtttatgATACTTTACAATGGTGAGATGTtatggcgatttattttttactattgtttagggtttcttcttcttctttttcttaatttcaaaatgggttcattagatttattattgtttcgacaaattgatgattgaggTTTGATcctgatgatatttggaggttatgttttaaatttgagctcatttggagtagatttatgtattaaatcgtatattggattgttataattcgaagaacaaatttctgtttctgggcaatttgcacttcatgcctatttgaccttaagtgcataaaaacgttggttgcacttcagaccttttggccttaagtgcatctgaagtgtaatttttcacttcagacttattggccttaagtgtagcaaaacgtttattgcacttcagaccttttggccttaagtacatctgaagtgtaatttttcacttcagacttattggccttaagtgtagcaaaacgtttgttgcacttcagaccttttggccttaagttcATCcaaagtgtaatttttcacttcagacttattggccttaagtgtagcaaaacgtttgttacacttcagaccttttggccttaagtgcatctgaagtgtaatttttcacttcagaattattggccttaagtgcatgaaaccattggttacacttcagacctatttggccataagtgcatttgaagtgcaaattttcacttcagacttattggccttaagtgaatgaaaacgtttgttgcacttcagactttttggccttaagtgcatctgaaatacaatttttcacttcagacttattggatttaagtgcatctgaagtgcaatttttttacttcagacttcttagtcttaagtgcatgaaatcattggttgcacttcagacctatttggcttTAAATGCAtttgaagtgtaattttttcacttgagactaattttttttaacttcagacccgataagtctgaagttgatGGTAAAGTGGGTACGGTTACAAACTTTTTTACAAAGTGGGTATAGGTTTAATTGTGATCCCAAAATCGGTATAAATGCAAAAGCCCCAGCTTGAGGGTAAAGCCAATGAAGCAATGACTTTAGGCCCCAAAATTTCTAGGTCCCCTTTTTTAGATTAATAATAGGTTAACACTaaagtaatttttccaaaatacaTTTGAATATTTATGATAAAAAGGTATAAGATTTTTCTCAAAAAGAATAGAGATTATTATTTAGCCAATGTGACTTATGATGACTAATACTTAATTTGCACTCTCATAttaatattcttcttctttttctttctcaaaaTAAAACTTGTGTTTTATATTCTCTTTTCTCCTTCTTGCTAAGGTGTCTATCCTCTAAAAATTAAGATAAGGGATGAAAGTCGGTAAAAGTTTACCTACGTCGGATATTTATACCAAGCCAATGAATGTAAGATATATCTCTTGCACACATATTTTTTTACACTTAACCATAGTTGAGTGATATACATTTTCACTTTGATTTGTAATTCTTAAGGTTAATTATTTAGTTAGGTGCAAACTCCCAATTAAAAttgcttcattttcatttttttaagcaTTGCAGCAACAATAAAATTTATCCTATATCAAGTTTTTGACTTCTAGAATCAAGTTCTAGTGTTCTATCATACTATTAGTTTTTCatttaaatttgaagtttatTATTTTTAAGTTCAAGGCCTTCTAAAAGAGTTTGGCTTTAGGCCTCTAATGTTCTTGAGCCGCCTCTGGTGATGAGTTCCAAACGCCGAATGCTTGAAgcggagaaaaagaagaaactttCCCCCACCCAATTGCCAGCTCCTCAATTGCCGGTGAAAAAAGAATTCCTTAATTACAGAAATCTTGAATTCCTCAAGAAATAGATAGAGAAACATCAAAGATAGAGATAGCCCAGTCCATGACCAGGCCAACACCAGACTGTATATATAACATCACACTAAACATTGCTTTTGCCTCGAAAAAGAGCTTATTCAGTCACTGTGCACGTGCAAATTCCAGTGTCCAGGCCTCCAGATGTAACTCATGTCTCCTCTCTTTATGTATAAAATCTTAAACTCTACTACTACTAATTACCAAGATTATTAAGATGATCCTAGAGGAATGGAAAAACAAACAACCTtgttttataaagaaaatgttgGAAACTTTGGAGTATATAATATTGCTAGTTGCTACCCTACCGATATCTTTGCTTCGTCAGTCGTTTGCCAATTGCCATACCAAACCATTTATAACGCAATTAAGGAGAAGACTTCTTATGTGAGGCAGGTCTTCGTCTATTTCCTGGTTTCTTGtgatgttattatttctatggttTTTGTTGATAGTACTGATATATTATctttttttgtgttcttgagccgaggtctttcggaaacagcctcacTACTCCCTCGGGTTGGGgtaggtctgcgtacacactattccccataccccacttgtggaattttactggtcgttgttattgttgttgttgtacttcttCTATTAGGCCAGCTTGTATACATAGACCATTCTTACCAGAAAAAAATGATATACTCATTATATTACTGCAGTCAAGTATCATAATTATGGAATAAGAGTATCATTTTCTGTTCAGATGAATCATGTACACACTTCTACTTGCTTTATAAAGTTGGAAAGAATGTAAATCCTTTTATTATAAGCAGCTCATGGGACTCAGCAAGAAAACAGGAAATTTACACAGTTCACTTGATCAAATTACCGCACATATATAACCTGATCATCATCAAGCACGCAATACAAAATCAAGTAGAAAAAGGATATAATCCAAAGTAGGAGATATCTAATGCAAAGAATTACGAACTTAAAATGGTCAACGACCCAAATATAAATCCTTTTCCTAATTCTTTTACCTAAGAATTCTTGGATAGAAGCTAATTAGACAATTGAAACAAGAGAAAGAATACCACACCAAGGCTTACAATCTTGTGGCGCTTGTGCACTACAAAAAAACTCGAATTAGCTACAAACTCCATCGCTGATCAGTCGCTAAATCGCTGGTAGCTAATAGAATTTTCTTACTGCCCCCTTCCCTTCCCTGATCTCCCAATATAACAGAAAATAGGAGTGAATTAAAAAGATCAAGAGAAAGAATTGATACCCCTTGTATAAATTCCTTCAAAGTTAAAATGGAGGTCGGCCAGTTGCCCAATAGCCCTCAGGAGGTAACTGAATGGAGTTAAGAAGATTTGGTGGCATTCCATGAAGTATCGATCCGTCTGctaataattgttgttgttgtccgtGTCCTCCGGTGGCTCCCGGAGAATCTCCCGGAGCCACTGGATGTGGATTTTGATCGTCTTCTTCTAACGGAAGCCTTTCGTAAGCAGCATTACTAAACGAAGCAGCCATAATAACAACCGGCCCTGACGCCATTAGCGCTCCAACCACACTACCACCCACCACTTGTCCTTGCCCGCCGGCTAAATATATAGTCAATCCAGAAGCTGCTGAAGGCGCTGGCGGTGGAAGAAATGATCCGGATAACGATAAGATCTCGAATCGCCCGTGTAGAGTTGCAATTTCACCTGGTGAAGCTGGTTGTTTTAGGTTTACATTAGTAACATTTCCTGTTCCACTCATAATGCAAACTCCTCTTTG is drawn from Nicotiana tabacum cultivar K326 chromosome 22, ASM71507v2, whole genome shotgun sequence and contains these coding sequences:
- the LOC107812392 gene encoding AT-hook motif nuclear-localized protein 22-like, with translation MDEEGEMGRRPRGRPTGSKNRPKPPIIINRDSANALRTHLMEIADGCDIMESVSNFSRRRQRGVCIMSGTGNVTNVNLKQPASPGEIATLHGRFEILSLSGSFLPPPAPSAASGLTIYLAGGQGQVVGGSVVGALMASGPVVIMAASFSNAAYERLPLEEDDQNPHPVAPGDSPGATGGHGQQQQLLADGSILHGMPPNLLNSIQLPPEGYWATGRPPF